A part of Flavobacteriaceae bacterium GSB9 genomic DNA contains:
- the rplQ gene encoding 50S ribosomal protein L17 translates to MRHGKKFNHLGRKTAHRRSMLANMACSLIEHKRINTTVAKAKALKQFVEPVITKSKEDTTHNRRIVMSKLRQKEAVTELFREVATKIADRPGGYTRIIKLGNRLGDNADMAMIELVDYNEIYNADKPKKKSTRRSRRGGSKPAAAPVETKASNEEE, encoded by the coding sequence ATGAGACACGGAAAAAAATTCAACCACTTAGGCAGAAAAACTGCTCACAGAAGATCAATGTTGGCTAATATGGCTTGTTCATTAATCGAACACAAGCGTATCAACACTACGGTAGCTAAGGCGAAAGCTTTAAAGCAGTTTGTTGAGCCAGTAATTACAAAGTCTAAGGAAGATACGACGCATAACAGACGTATTGTAATGTCTAAACTTAGACAAAAAGAAGCAGTAACCGAGTTGTTTAGAGAGGTGGCTACAAAAATAGCAGATAGACCAGGTGGTTACACTAGAATTATAAAACTAGGAAATCGTTTAGGAGATAACGCCGATATGGCTATGATCGAGCTTGTAGATTACAACGAAATTTATAACGCCGATAAGCCTAAGAAAAAGTCGACTAGAAGAAGTAGAAGAGGTGGTTCTAAACCAGCAGCTGCTCCAGTTGAAACTAAAGCTTCAAACGAAGAAGAATAA
- a CDS encoding DNA-directed RNA polymerase subunit alpha — protein MAVFNFQKPDKVIMIDSTDFEGKFEFRPLEPGYGLTVGNALRRVLLSSLEGFAITSVRIEGVDHEFSAIAGVVEDVTEIILNLKQIRFKRQIEDIDNESISISISGQERITAGDFQKFISGFQVLNTELVICNLDPKVNLNMEITIEKGRGYVPAEENKKASAPIGTIFTDSIYTPIKNVKYSIENYRVEQKTDYEKLVFEIITDGSITPQDALTEAAKTLIHHFMLFSDERITLEADEIAQTETYDEESLHMRQLLKTKLIDMDLSVRALNCLKAAEVDTLGDLVSFNKNDLMKFRNFGKKSLTELEELVNVKGLNFGMDLSKYKLDKD, from the coding sequence ATGGCAGTATTTAATTTCCAAAAGCCCGACAAAGTAATCATGATTGATTCTACTGATTTCGAAGGTAAATTCGAATTCAGACCACTAGAACCAGGTTATGGATTAACAGTTGGTAATGCTCTAAGAAGAGTGTTGTTATCATCTTTAGAAGGGTTTGCAATTACATCAGTTAGAATTGAAGGCGTTGATCATGAGTTTTCAGCAATTGCTGGTGTGGTTGAAGATGTAACAGAAATCATCTTAAACTTAAAACAGATTCGTTTTAAGAGACAAATTGAAGATATTGATAACGAATCAATCTCTATTTCAATTTCTGGACAAGAACGTATAACAGCGGGCGATTTCCAAAAATTTATCTCAGGTTTCCAAGTGTTGAACACTGAACTAGTAATCTGTAACTTAGATCCTAAGGTTAACCTTAACATGGAAATCACTATTGAAAAAGGTAGAGGTTATGTGCCTGCAGAAGAGAATAAAAAAGCTTCTGCGCCAATAGGTACCATTTTTACCGATTCAATTTATACGCCTATAAAAAACGTTAAGTACAGTATTGAAAACTATCGTGTAGAACAAAAAACGGATTACGAAAAGTTAGTTTTCGAAATCATTACCGATGGTTCAATTACGCCGCAAGACGCTTTAACTGAAGCTGCAAAAACACTCATTCACCACTTTATGTTATTCTCTGACGAGCGTATCACTTTAGAGGCCGATGAAATTGCACAAACAGAGACTTATGATGAAGAATCACTTCACATGCGTCAGTTGCTTAAAACAAAGCTTATCGATATGGATCTTTCTGTTCGTGCGCTTAACTGTTTAAAAGCTGCCGAAGTTGATACTTTAGGAGACTTGGTATCATTCAACAAAAATGATTTAATGAAATTCAGAAACTTTGGTAAAAAATCTTTAACAGAGCTTGAAGAGCTTGTAAACGTTAAAGGTCTTAATTTCGGAATGGATTTAAGTAAATATAAATTAGATAAAGATTAA
- the rpsD gene encoding 30S ribosomal protein S4: MARYTGPKTKIARKFGEAIFGDDKSFEKRNYPPGQHGNNRRRGKKSEYAIQLQEKQKAKYTYGILERQFRGLFKKARTAQGITGEVLLQLCESRLDNVVFRMGIAPTRSAARQLVSHRHITVNGELVNIPSYQLKAGDVVAVREKSKSLETIEKSLSNSSNVYEWITWNNETKQGTYVSVPARIQIPENINEQFIVELYSK, translated from the coding sequence ATGGCAAGATATACTGGTCCTAAAACTAAAATAGCTCGTAAGTTTGGCGAAGCTATTTTCGGAGACGACAAGTCATTCGAAAAAAGAAATTACCCTCCAGGGCAACACGGAAACAATAGACGCCGTGGTAAAAAATCTGAATACGCAATCCAGTTGCAGGAAAAGCAAAAAGCAAAATACACTTACGGTATTTTAGAGCGTCAGTTTAGAGGATTGTTTAAAAAAGCTAGAACAGCACAAGGTATTACTGGTGAGGTGCTTTTACAATTATGTGAATCTAGATTGGATAATGTCGTTTTCAGAATGGGAATTGCTCCAACAAGAAGCGCTGCAAGACAATTAGTTTCTCACAGACACATTACAGTAAACGGCGAGTTGGTAAACATTCCTTCTTACCAATTAAAAGCTGGTGATGTGGTAGCTGTAAGAGAAAAATCGAAATCGCTTGAAACTATTGAAAAATCGCTTTCAAATTCGAGCAATGTTTACGAGTGGATTACTTGGAACAACGAAACCAAGCAAGGAACTTATGTTTCTGTGCCTGCAAGAATACAGATACCTGAAAATATCAACGAGCAATTCATCGTCGAATTGTACTCTAAATAA
- the rpsK gene encoding 30S ribosomal protein S11, translating to MAKTSTKKRKVIVDSVGEAHVTASFNNIIISLTNKNGDVISWSSAGKMGFRGSKKNTPYAAQLAAEDAAAVAQEAGLKKVKVYVKGPGNGRESAIRSIHNAGIEVTEIIDVTPLPHNGCRPPKRRRV from the coding sequence ATGGCAAAAACAAGCACAAAAAAACGTAAAGTTATTGTTGATTCTGTAGGTGAAGCTCACGTTACAGCATCATTTAACAATATTATTATTTCACTTACCAACAAAAACGGAGACGTAATTTCTTGGTCTTCTGCTGGTAAAATGGGATTTAGAGGATCAAAGAAAAACACACCTTACGCTGCTCAATTAGCTGCTGAAGATGCTGCTGCTGTAGCACAAGAAGCAGGGTTGAAAAAAGTAAAGGTTTACGTTAAAGGCCCTGGAAATGGTAGAGAATCTGCTATCCGATCAATTCATAATGCTGGTATCGAAGTAACCGAAATTATCGATGTTACTCCACTACCACATAATGGTTGTCGTCCACCAAAAAGACGTAGAGTTTAA
- the rpsM gene encoding 30S ribosomal protein S13 produces MARIAGVDIPKNKRGVIALTYIYGIGKSRAQEILATAKVDENIKVQDWTDDQISGVREAVGAFTIEGELRSETQLNIKRLMDIGCYRGIRHRAGLPLRGQRTKNNSRTRKGRRKTVANKKKATK; encoded by the coding sequence ATGGCAAGAATTGCAGGTGTAGACATACCAAAAAACAAAAGAGGAGTTATTGCTTTAACTTATATCTATGGGATAGGTAAAAGTAGAGCCCAAGAAATTTTAGCGACTGCTAAGGTTGACGAAAACATAAAAGTTCAAGACTGGACAGACGACCAAATTAGTGGCGTTCGTGAAGCAGTTGGGGCTTTTACCATTGAAGGTGAATTACGTTCTGAAACACAATTAAACATTAAACGTTTAATGGATATAGGGTGTTACAGAGGTATCCGCCATAGAGCAGGACTTCCTTTAAGAGGTCAACGTACCAAAAACAACTCAAGAACCAGAAAAGGTAGAAGAAAAACAGTTGCTAACAAGAAAAAAGCAACTAAGTAA
- the ykgO gene encoding type B 50S ribosomal protein L36 has protein sequence MKVRASVKKRSADCKIVRRKGRLYVINKKNPRFKQRQG, from the coding sequence ATGAAAGTAAGAGCATCAGTGAAAAAAAGAAGCGCAGATTGTAAAATCGTGCGAAGAAAAGGAAGACTTTACGTTATCAACAAAAAGAATCCTAGATTTAAACAAAGACAAGGTTAA
- the infA gene encoding translation initiation factor IF-1: protein MAKQAAIEQDGTIIEALSNAMFRVELENGHIVTAHISGKMRMHYIKLLPGDKVKLEMSPYDLTKARITYRY from the coding sequence ATGGCAAAACAAGCAGCAATAGAACAAGATGGAACAATTATAGAAGCATTATCAAATGCGATGTTTCGTGTTGAATTAGAAAACGGTCACATTGTGACGGCACATATCTCTGGTAAAATGCGTATGCATTACATTAAATTGTTACCAGGTGATAAAGTAAAATTAGAAATGAGCCCTTATGATTTAACTAAGGCTCGAATAACTTATAGATACTAA
- the secY gene encoding preprotein translocase subunit SecY: MKFIESIKNVWKIEELRNRIIVTLSLLLVYRFGAQVVLPGIDAAQLSGLADKTDSGLLGLLNAFTGGAFANASVFALGIMPYISASIVVQLMGIAIPYLQKLQKEGASGQKKITQITRWLTIAICLVQAPGYLASLPALGIPTSAFLLGTGPLFYFSSVTILVTGCIFAMWLGEKITDKGIGNGISLLIMVGIIATLPQAFLQNAATRLEGGGNGGLMMVLIEFVIWFVIILASIMLVMGVRKIAVQYARRTASGGYEKSAAAGSRQYIPLKLNASGVMPIIFAQAIMFVPGLIGGSSFLKETATGTWLQTNYSDIFGLVYNITFALLIIVFTYFYTAITVPTNKMADDLKRSGGFIPGIRPGSETSEYLDKIMSQITLPGSIFLALIAVFPALIVKLLGVQQGWALFFGGTSLLIMVGVAIDTMQQINSYLLNRHYDGLMKTGKNRKAVA; this comes from the coding sequence ATGAAATTTATAGAATCAATAAAAAATGTTTGGAAAATAGAGGAACTAAGAAACAGAATCATTGTGACTTTGAGTCTGTTATTGGTTTATCGTTTTGGTGCCCAAGTGGTTTTACCTGGTATTGATGCCGCTCAATTAAGCGGTTTAGCCGATAAAACCGATAGCGGTTTATTAGGCTTGTTAAACGCCTTTACTGGTGGAGCATTTGCCAACGCCTCGGTATTTGCATTGGGTATCATGCCTTACATTTCTGCTTCTATTGTTGTTCAGCTAATGGGTATTGCTATTCCTTACTTGCAGAAATTGCAAAAAGAGGGAGCCAGTGGACAAAAAAAGATTACTCAAATTACACGTTGGTTAACGATTGCTATTTGTTTGGTTCAAGCACCAGGTTATTTGGCGAGTCTACCAGCTTTGGGTATTCCTACTAGTGCGTTTTTATTAGGAACGGGACCTTTGTTTTATTTTTCATCAGTTACCATTTTAGTAACAGGCTGTATTTTCGCAATGTGGTTGGGTGAAAAAATAACAGATAAAGGAATCGGTAATGGTATTTCCCTATTAATTATGGTAGGTATTATAGCGACTTTACCACAAGCATTTTTACAAAATGCAGCTACTAGATTAGAAGGTGGCGGTAATGGAGGCCTAATGATGGTACTTATTGAGTTTGTTATCTGGTTTGTTATCATTTTGGCTTCTATTATGTTAGTAATGGGAGTAAGAAAAATAGCAGTACAGTATGCTAGAAGAACAGCAAGTGGTGGTTACGAAAAAAGTGCAGCTGCTGGCTCAAGACAGTACATCCCATTAAAGCTTAATGCCTCTGGGGTAATGCCTATTATATTTGCACAAGCTATTATGTTTGTGCCTGGTTTAATAGGTGGTTCGTCTTTCTTAAAGGAAACGGCTACCGGTACGTGGCTACAAACCAATTATTCTGATATTTTCGGGTTGGTTTACAACATTACCTTTGCATTATTAATTATTGTGTTTACTTATTTTTACACCGCAATTACAGTTCCAACCAATAAAATGGCGGATGACTTAAAGCGTAGTGGTGGATTTATTCCTGGTATTCGCCCAGGTTCTGAAACCTCTGAATATTTAGATAAAATAATGTCTCAGATAACCTTACCAGGTTCTATATTTTTAGCACTTATTGCAGTATTTCCTGCTTTAATTGTTAAACTTTTAGGAGTACAACAAGGATGGGCCTTATTTTTTGGAGGAACTTCTTTGTTGATTATGGTTGGTGTAGCAATAGACACTATGCAGCAAATAAACTCTTATTTGTTGAACAGACATTACGACGGTTTGATGAAGACAGGAAAAAATAGAAAAGCAGTAGCTTAA
- the rplO gene encoding 50S ribosomal protein L15 — protein sequence MDLSNLKPAEGSVKSQGKRVGRGQGSGKGGTATRGHKGAKSRSGYSKKLGFEGGQMPLQRRVPKFGFNNINRVEYQGINLDTLQQLVDDKKIKDTVDFETLFANRLVGKNDLVKVLGRGELKAKLKVSAHKFTASAKAAIEAAGGEAVTI from the coding sequence ATGGATTTAAGTAATTTAAAACCTGCAGAAGGTTCAGTAAAAAGCCAAGGGAAACGAGTAGGTAGAGGGCAAGGTTCTGGTAAAGGTGGTACCGCAACACGTGGACACAAAGGAGCTAAGTCGCGTTCTGGTTATTCTAAAAAGCTAGGATTTGAAGGAGGGCAAATGCCACTTCAAAGACGTGTGCCTAAATTTGGTTTTAATAACATTAACCGTGTAGAGTATCAAGGTATCAATTTAGATACGTTGCAACAATTGGTTGATGATAAAAAGATAAAAGATACAGTAGATTTTGAAACCTTGTTTGCTAACCGTTTGGTTGGTAAAAACGACCTAGTTAAAGTATTAGGTAGAGGTGAACTAAAAGCTAAATTAAAAGTATCTGCTCATAAGTTTACTGCTTCGGCTAAAGCTGCTATTGAAGCTGCTGGAGGAGAGGCTGTAACTATATAA
- the rpmD gene encoding 50S ribosomal protein L30: MGKIKVTKVKSAINRTQRQKRILESLGLKKIGQVKEHDATPNILGMVAKVSHLVSVEEA; encoded by the coding sequence ATGGGAAAGATTAAAGTAACAAAAGTTAAAAGCGCTATCAATCGCACGCAAAGACAAAAGAGAATTTTAGAATCTTTAGGTCTTAAAAAGATTGGTCAAGTAAAAGAGCACGATGCTACACCAAATATTTTAGGAATGGTAGCTAAAGTTTCACACTTAGTTTCTGTAGAAGAAGCTTAA
- the rpsE gene encoding 30S ribosomal protein S5 produces MFQKYKSAELVKPGGLDLKDRLVGVQRVTKVTKGGRAFGFSAIVVVGDEAGVVGQGLGKSKDVASAIAKAVEDAKKNLVRIPIIKGTLPHEQKGKYGGARVNIIPAAPGTGVIAGGAVRTVLEAVGVHDVLSKSQGSSNPHNVVKATFDALLQLRDANTIARDRGISLEKVFNA; encoded by the coding sequence ATGTTTCAAAAATATAAAAGTGCAGAGTTAGTAAAACCAGGTGGACTAGATCTTAAAGATCGTTTGGTTGGTGTACAAAGAGTTACAAAAGTAACTAAAGGTGGTAGAGCATTTGGTTTTTCAGCAATCGTAGTTGTTGGTGACGAAGCCGGTGTTGTAGGCCAAGGTTTAGGGAAATCTAAAGATGTTGCCAGTGCTATTGCAAAGGCCGTTGAAGATGCAAAGAAAAACTTGGTTAGAATTCCAATTATTAAAGGAACTTTACCACACGAGCAAAAAGGTAAATACGGTGGAGCTAGAGTAAATATTATTCCTGCTGCTCCTGGTACTGGTGTAATTGCTGGTGGAGCTGTAAGAACAGTATTAGAGGCTGTTGGTGTACACGATGTATTATCAAAATCTCAAGGGTCATCAAACCCGCACAACGTTGTAAAAGCAACTTTTGATGCTTTATTACAATTAAGAGATGCTAATACTATTGCGAGAGACCGAGGTATTTCACTTGAAAAAGTTTTTAACGCTTAA
- the rplR gene encoding 50S ribosomal protein L18, with protein MALTKNERRLRIKNRIRKVVSGTEARPRLAVYRSNKEIYAQLIDDLTGNTISAASSRDKDISSAKATKAEVAKLVGKSLAEKAVKAGIETVSFDRGGYLYHGRVKQLAEGAREGGLKF; from the coding sequence ATGGCATTGACAAAGAACGAAAGAAGACTAAGAATAAAAAACAGAATCCGTAAGGTTGTTTCTGGTACAGAAGCAAGACCAAGATTGGCTGTTTATAGAAGTAACAAAGAAATTTATGCTCAATTGATAGATGATTTAACTGGTAATACCATCAGTGCAGCATCTTCAAGAGATAAAGATATTAGTTCTGCGAAAGCAACTAAAGCTGAAGTAGCTAAATTAGTAGGTAAATCACTTGCTGAAAAAGCTGTTAAAGCTGGTATTGAAACGGTTTCTTTTGATAGAGGCGGTTACCTTTACCACGGTAGAGTAAAACAATTAGCTGAAGGAGCTAGAGAAGGCGGACTAAAATTCTAA
- the rplF gene encoding 50S ribosomal protein L6 produces MSRIGNNPVAIPEGVTVDVKDKVVTVKGKLGELTQEFDTVDIKIEEGKIIVERSSDAKDHKSKHGLYRALLNNMIQGVSKGWTKELELVGVGYRASNQGQKLDLALGFSHNIVIDLAPEVKVETVSEKGKNPLVKLTSHDKQLVGQVAAKIRGFRKPEPYKGKGIKFVGEEIRRKAGKSA; encoded by the coding sequence ATGTCAAGAATAGGAAATAATCCAGTAGCCATTCCAGAAGGTGTAACAGTTGATGTTAAAGACAAGGTTGTAACTGTAAAAGGAAAATTAGGTGAACTAACACAAGAGTTCGACACAGTTGATATAAAGATTGAAGAAGGTAAAATTATAGTTGAGCGTTCTTCAGATGCAAAAGATCATAAATCTAAGCATGGTCTTTACAGAGCTTTATTGAACAATATGATTCAAGGAGTTTCAAAAGGTTGGACTAAAGAACTAGAATTGGTAGGTGTAGGTTACAGAGCATCTAACCAAGGGCAAAAATTAGATTTAGCATTAGGTTTTTCACATAACATCGTTATCGATTTAGCTCCAGAGGTTAAAGTTGAAACGGTTTCTGAAAAAGGTAAAAATCCATTAGTTAAATTAACTTCTCATGATAAACAATTAGTTGGTCAAGTAGCAGCGAAGATTCGTGGTTTTAGAAAGCCTGAACCTTACAAAGGTAAAGGAATCAAGTTTGTTGGTGAAGAAATAAGAAGAAAAGCAGGTAAATCAGCTTAA
- the rpsH gene encoding 30S ribosomal protein S8, with amino-acid sequence MYSDPIADYLTRIRNAVRASHRVVEIPASNLKKDITKILFEQGYILSYKFDDSTVQGTIKIALKYNKETKEPVIKKLQRISTPGLRQYAGANELPRILNGLGVAIVSTSHGVMTGKQAKQENVGGEVLCYVY; translated from the coding sequence ATGTACTCAGATCCAATTGCGGATTATTTGACAAGAATTAGAAATGCAGTGCGTGCCAGTCACAGAGTGGTGGAAATTCCTGCTTCTAATTTAAAAAAGGATATCACTAAAATATTATTCGAACAAGGATATATTTTAAGTTACAAATTTGATGATTCCACAGTACAAGGCACTATTAAAATAGCGCTTAAGTACAACAAAGAAACTAAAGAACCAGTAATTAAAAAACTTCAAAGAATTAGTACGCCAGGTTTACGTCAGTACGCAGGTGCTAATGAACTACCTAGAATCCTTAATGGTCTTGGTGTTGCCATCGTATCTACCTCTCATGGGGTAATGACTGGTAAACAAGCTAAGCAGGAAAATGTTGGTGGTGAAGTTTTATGTTACGTTTACTAA
- the rpsN gene encoding 30S ribosomal protein S14, which yields MAKESMKAREVKRAKTVAKYAAKRKALKEAGDYEALQKLPKNASPIRQHNRCKLTGRPKGYMRTFGISRVMFREMANQGLIPGVKKASW from the coding sequence ATGGCTAAAGAATCAATGAAAGCCCGTGAGGTAAAAAGAGCAAAAACAGTAGCTAAGTATGCTGCAAAACGCAAAGCTTTAAAAGAAGCAGGCGATTACGAAGCACTACAAAAGTTACCGAAAAACGCATCTCCTATCCGTCAGCATAATAGATGTAAATTAACAGGTAGACCAAAAGGTTATATGAGAACTTTCGGTATTTCTCGTGTAATGTTCAGAGAAATGGCCAATCAAGGTCTTATACCTGGAGTTAAAAAAGCAAGTTGGTAA
- the rplE gene encoding 50S ribosomal protein L5, producing the protein MAYSPRLKEEYKSRVIAALTDEFGYNNVMQVPKLEKIVLSRGVGAAVADKKLIDHAVDELTAISGQKAVATMSKKDVASFKLRKGMPIGAKVTLRGERMYEFLDRLVTSALPRVRDFNGIKATGFDGRGNYNLGITEQIIFPEINIDKVNKISGMDITFVTSAETDKEAKSLLTELGLPFQKN; encoded by the coding sequence ATGGCATATTCACCAAGACTTAAAGAAGAGTATAAAAGCAGAGTAATTGCAGCTCTTACAGACGAATTTGGATATAATAATGTAATGCAAGTTCCTAAACTAGAAAAGATAGTTTTATCTAGAGGTGTAGGAGCTGCAGTAGCAGATAAAAAGTTAATCGACCACGCTGTGGACGAGTTAACTGCTATATCCGGACAAAAAGCCGTAGCAACGATGTCTAAAAAAGACGTTGCATCTTTTAAATTACGAAAAGGAATGCCAATTGGCGCTAAAGTAACTTTGCGTGGTGAAAGAATGTACGAATTTTTAGATCGTTTAGTAACTTCTGCACTTCCACGTGTTAGAGATTTTAACGGAATCAAAGCTACAGGATTTGACGGACGTGGTAATTACAACTTAGGAATTACCGAACAAATCATCTTTCCAGAAATTAACATTGATAAAGTGAACAAAATTTCTGGTATGGATATTACATTTGTTACGTCTGCTGAAACTGATAAAGAAGCAAAATCATTATTAACTGAATTAGGATTACCTTTTCAAAAGAATTAA
- the rplX gene encoding 50S ribosomal protein L24: MGKLKIKTGDTVKVIAGDHKGAEGKVQKVLIEKNKAIVEGVNLVKKHTKPSAQNPQGGIVEKEAAIHVSNLALLTSKGETTRVGYRMEGDKKVRFSKKSNEVI; encoded by the coding sequence ATGGGAAAGCTTAAAATAAAAACTGGAGATACCGTAAAAGTAATTGCTGGAGACCACAAAGGTGCTGAAGGTAAAGTGCAAAAGGTATTAATAGAAAAGAACAAAGCGATCGTTGAGGGCGTAAACTTGGTAAAGAAACATACAAAACCAAGTGCACAAAACCCACAAGGCGGTATCGTAGAAAAAGAAGCAGCTATTCATGTTTCTAACTTAGCGTTGTTAACCTCAAAAGGAGAAACAACTCGTGTTGGTTACAGAATGGAAGGCGATAAAAAAGTAAGATTTTCTAAAAAATCTAATGAAGTAATATAG
- the rplN gene encoding 50S ribosomal protein L14, with amino-acid sequence MVQQESRLKVADNTGAKEVLTIRVLGGTKRRYASVGDKIVVSVKDATPNGNIKKGAVSTAVVVRTVKEVRRPDGSYIRFDDNACVLLNPTGEMRGTRVFGPVARELRDKQFMKIVSLAPEVL; translated from the coding sequence ATGGTACAACAAGAATCAAGACTTAAAGTAGCAGACAACACTGGAGCAAAAGAAGTATTAACAATACGTGTTCTAGGTGGTACTAAAAGAAGATACGCTTCTGTAGGAGACAAAATTGTAGTTTCTGTAAAAGATGCAACACCTAATGGAAACATTAAAAAAGGTGCTGTTTCTACTGCAGTAGTAGTGCGTACCGTAAAAGAAGTGCGACGTCCAGACGGATCTTATATTAGATTTGACGACAATGCCTGTGTATTATTGAACCCTACCGGTGAGATGAGAGGTACTCGTGTATTTGGCCCAGTTGCAAGAGAGCTTCGTGACAAACAATTCATGAAGATTGTATCATTGGCACCAGAGGTGCTTTAA
- the rpsQ gene encoding 30S ribosomal protein S17, which yields METRNLRKERIGVVTSNKMQKSIVVSEVKKVKHPMYGKFVLKTKKYVAHDEQNDCNEGDTVRIMETRPLSKSKCWRLVEIIERAK from the coding sequence ATGGAAACAAGAAATTTAAGAAAAGAACGTATAGGAGTTGTTACTAGTAACAAAATGCAGAAATCTATTGTGGTTTCTGAGGTGAAAAAAGTAAAGCACCCTATGTATGGTAAGTTCGTGTTGAAAACAAAAAAATATGTTGCGCACGACGAGCAAAATGACTGCAACGAAGGAGATACTGTAAGAATCATGGAAACACGACCTTTAAGTAAATCTAAATGTTGGAGATTAGTTGAAATAATTGAAAGAGCTAAGTAA
- the rpmC gene encoding 50S ribosomal protein L29: protein MKQSEIKELSVAELQEKLSETKKSYAELKLAHAISPLENPIQLRNIRKSVARIATELTKRDSQ from the coding sequence ATGAAACAATCAGAAATTAAAGAATTATCTGTAGCTGAGTTACAAGAAAAGCTTAGTGAAACTAAAAAGAGTTATGCTGAACTAAAATTAGCTCATGCAATTTCTCCTTTAGAAAATCCAATTCAATTACGCAACATTAGAAAAAGCGTAGCCAGAATTGCGACTGAATTAACTAAAAGAGATTCACAATAA
- the rplP gene encoding 50S ribosomal protein L16, translating into MLQPKRTKFRKQQKGRMKGNAGRGHQLSSGTFGIKALDSVFITSRQIEAARIAATRYMKREGQLWIKIFPDKPITKKPLEVRMGKGKGAVELWVAVVKPGRVLFEVGGVPLDIAREALRLAAQKLPVKTKFIIARDYEA; encoded by the coding sequence ATGTTACAGCCAAAAAGAACAAAATTTCGTAAGCAGCAAAAAGGACGCATGAAAGGTAATGCCGGTAGAGGGCACCAACTTTCAAGTGGGACTTTTGGAATAAAAGCATTAGACTCTGTGTTTATAACATCGCGTCAAATAGAAGCAGCGCGTATCGCCGCTACACGTTACATGAAAAGAGAAGGGCAACTCTGGATTAAAATATTTCCAGACAAGCCAATCACAAAAAAGCCTCTTGAAGTACGTATGGGTAAAGGTAAAGGTGCTGTAGAACTATGGGTAGCCGTAGTAAAACCAGGACGAGTGCTTTTTGAAGTAGGTGGTGTGCCATTAGACATTGCAAGAGAAGCATTGCGCCTTGCAGCACAAAAACTACCGGTAAAGACTAAGTTTATAATTGCTAGAGATTACGAAGCATAA